One window of Lytechinus variegatus isolate NC3 chromosome 2, Lvar_3.0, whole genome shotgun sequence genomic DNA carries:
- the LOC121407571 gene encoding uncharacterized protein LOC121407571 codes for MSYCVRKKQKLNCEQPYICHRKARSKQDSRPHLKEQCGTSHDMPDQNFGALFSRLPLECKVRIFSFLSDTDKCEAAKVCSEWAGVMRTPRLWQVADFTFVLAQGDLPKDKCEAIKCIKDRATNYIYHFVSRGALLHHLFFQLDIIEGEEIWLKFLIYLLKMTNSHELKVVHAEWTSSPEFMPFQAPEITWKSDRVKSFLCLLMALGDMCPSIEEIHTPFDWSFSSVKALSTFKQLHTLELDKYWVFSVLREENLNYLLESLPCLKRFKLSVSVPLIGMMSFPQYIMRSESLEVLDISNSTCFFLRSVHLPALTSISTSRNRWTGPLLSREALRVHCLYNILKTGAPRLTVFNQCIVGYDWRSTVTQEFEDALKSSCYCSSHKRGSFLF; via the exons TTGTGTGAGAAAAAAGCAAAAATTAAATTGCGAACAGCCTTACATCTGTCAtagaaaagcaagaagtaaacAGGATTCAAGGCCACACCTGAAGGAACAGTGTGGTACATCTCATGATATGCCAGATCAAAATTTTGGAGCCTTGTTCTCCAGATTGCCTTTGGAATGCAAAGTAagaatattttcctttttaagcGACACTGATAAATGTGAGGCTGCCAAAGTGTGTTCAGAATGGGCTGGGGTAATGAGAACACCACGTCTGTGGCAAGTGGCTGATTTCACCTTTGTTTTGGCTCAAGGAGATCTCCCAAAGGATAAGTGCGAAGCCATCAAATGTATCAAGGATAGGGCCACAAACTACATCTATCACTTTGTGTCAAGAGGAGCCCTGCTGCATCACTTGTTCTTCCAGCTGGATATCATCGAGGGCGAGGAAATATGGCTAAAGTTCCTGATCTATCTCCTCAAAATGACCAACTCGCATGAACTCAAAGTGGTCCATGCAGAGTGGACATCCTCTCCAGAATTCATGCCATTTCAGGCACCAGAGATTACCTGGAAATCAGACAGGGTCAAATCGTTCTTGTGCCTGCTGATGGCCCTCGGTGACATGTGCCCTTCCATTGAAGAAATCCATACCCCTTTTGATTGGTCTTTTTCTTCAGTCAAAGCACTCTCAACCTTCAAGCAGCTACACACATTGGAGCTGGATAAGTACTGGGTGTTTTCTGTCCTGAGAGAGGAGAACCTGAATTACTTGCTGGAGAGCTTGCCGTGTCTGAAGAGGTTCAAGCTGAGTGTGAGTGTGCCGTTAATCGGAATGATGTCATTTCCACAGTACATCATGAGGTCAGAATCACTGGAGGTGCTGGACATCTCTAACAGTACTTGTTTCTTTCTCAGGAGTGTACATCTACCAGCTTTAACATCGATATCCACCTCAAG GAATCGTTGGACTGGTCCATTGTTGTCTAGAGAAGCCTTGAGAGTGCATTGCCTCTACAACATTCTAAAGACTGGTGCACCAAGACTAACTGTTTTTAACCAATGCATTGTGGGATATGACTGGAGGTCAACGGTTACACAAGAGTTTGAGGATGCTTTGAAATCAAGTTGCTACTGCTCAAGCCATAAAAGAGGAAGCTTTCTATTTTAG